A part of Caloenas nicobarica isolate bCalNic1 chromosome 10, bCalNic1.hap1, whole genome shotgun sequence genomic DNA contains:
- the LOC135992607 gene encoding ciliary microtubule associated protein 1A-like has product MRNLVLEKPITPRCVRPRCVHPRCVCPRCGCRSVECPVTAHRAGPAPGTWFHIQSQALSASHSMDRARVGTWRPHGPWGPIMAQFTSPGPKHSVRGTTGFISISQHGRSPVGTWRPHGPWGPIMAQFTTPGPKYSVRGTTGDYCPEKSNRHVLKCPPVQSMSFWHRGIKTDLPPGPGTYMLPRVLGPSTVHTAASPCDSMRGKSQQNHYCADLTTVSSASLPFCNSS; this is encoded by the exons atgagaaatctggttttggagAAGCCCATAACCCCCAGATGTGTCCGTCCCAGATGTGTCCATCCCAGATGTGTCTGTCCCAGATGTGGATGCCGGTCAGTGGAATGCCCTGTGACAGCCCACCGTGCTggcccagctcctgggacctgGTTCCACATACAGTCACAg gctttATCAGCATCTCACAGCATGGACAGAGCCCGAgtggggacttggagacctcatggcccatggggccccatcatggcccagttcaccagccctggacccaaaCACTCAGTCCGAGgaacaacag GTTTTATCAGCATCTCGCAGCATGGACGGAGCCCAGTTgggacttggagacctcatggcccatggggccccatcatggcccagttcaccacccctggacccaaatactcagtccgaggaacaacag GCGATTACTGCCCTGAGAAGTCCAACAGACACGTCCTTAAGTGCCCTCCTGTGCAGTCCATGTCCTTCTGGCACAGGGGCATAAAAACCGACCTCCCTCCAG GTCCAGGCACCTACATgttgcccagggtgctgggccccagcacggtgcacacagctgccagcccgTGCGATTCCATGAGGGGGAAGAGTCAGCAGAATCACTACTGTGCCGATCTCACCACagtgagctctgcttctctgcctttttgtaacagcagctga
- the LOC135992561 gene encoding olfactory receptor 14C36-like, which produces MSNSSSITQFLLLPFTDTWELQLLHFWLSLGIYLAALLGNGLIITTIACDEHLHTPMYFLLLNLSLLDVGSVSTIVPKSTANSLWDTRAISYAGCAAQVFLFAISAECALLTIMSYNPYVAICKPLHYGTLLGSRACVHMAAAAWGTEFLNALLHTANTFSLPLCKGNAVDQFFCEIPQIPKLSCFSYFREAGLILLSVSLAFGCFVFIVLSYVQIFRAVLRIPSEQGRHKAFSTCVPHLTVVSLFVNTGVFAYLKPLSISSPSVDLLVSFLYSVVPPAVNPLIYSMRNQELKVALKKVIQSFFCQQQ; this is translated from the coding sequence atgtccaacagcagctccatcacccagttcctcctcctgccattcacagacacatgggagctgcagctcttgcacttctggctctccctgggcatctacctggctgccctcctgggcaacggcctcatcatcaccaccatagcctgtgacgagcacctccacacccccatgtacttcttgttgctcaacctctccctcctcgacgTGGGCTCCgtctccaccattgtccccaagtccacagccaattccctctgggacaccagggccatctcctatgcaggatgtgctgcccaggtaTTTCTCTTTGCGATTTCAGCAGAGTGTGcccttctcaccatcatgtcctacaacccctacgttgccatctgcaaacccctgcactacgggaccctcctgggcagcagagcttgtgtccacatggcagcagctgcctggggcactgaGTTTCttaatgctctgctgcacacggccaatacattttcactgccactctgcaagggcaatgctgtggaccagttcttctgtgaaatcccccagatccccaagctctcctgcttctcttacttcagggaagctgggcttataTTGCTTAGTGTCTCTTTAGCATTTggctgttttgtgttcattgtgctgtcctatgtgcagatcttcagggctgtgctgaggatcccctcagagcagggacggcacaaagccttttccacctgTGTCCCTCACCTgactgtggtctccctgtttgtcaacACTGGTGTGTTTGCCTATCTGAAGCCCCTCTCCATTTCCTCACCAAGCGTGGACCTGCTGGTCTCttttctgtactcagtggtgcctccagcagtgaaccccctcatctacagcatgaggaaccaggagctgaaagtggCACTGAAGAAGGTGATTcaatcatttttctgtcagcagcaaTAA